AAGTGTAGGTTCAAGCCCGGAAGGCACCTACACCTACTGCATAGTATTATGTTGCccctatgtgtgtgtgtatatatatatattattttctttgcttttaaaGATTTTAAAACCTTTTGTGGGGGATTGTTagtattttaaaagattttaaaatcttcaatttaatttaatttgatttttaattgtAACTTATGCTTTTAATCCTATAATTATTTGGGGGTTATAGGAGTTTCAATTTGGatttaattttctgattttatggtGTGTTTTATGATGGAGGTTACATGAGATAATTGGAGCCTATAAAAGGCAACAATGTTCCCCAAGTTGTTTACAACAAAAGGATTATCTCTACTCCTCATTTACATACTACCACTTTGATTACTACATTCCATATTTTACTATTATTTTGGGCAACAGTTCTGTGACTTGGAGATTCTATTCGACTGTGAACGTGCTCATAGCGGACTTTTGGTTGCTTGTATTGGGGTCGTATCTTGGAGTATTGTAGACAATCAGCACCCGCATGTAGGGAGGCTACAAAGGCTTTAGGATAGCGTCTTTTGACGTGCTTCACCATACCAGGCTTGTTTTCTCACTTTGgttttactatatatatatatattagcctATCTATTTTTatcttaacttttctttcttttattttaccaaatttattttctattttaatcaattttacaaagaaaaaaacccaaatttttACAATAAATTACAACTACAGAATGCATGTTGTCCAGTTCTAAAGCAGTAGCGTAGAAAAGATTATAATTTCAGCAAATTAAATAGCACTAGACTGTGACAATGGAAGAAGAAACTAAACTAGCAATTGCAAATAAATGAAGAGGCTTACTGGGGCTCAACAGGGTTGAGGAGGCACTTCCTCGTCGAGAGTTGGCAATGGGTGGCGGAAGAGGGGACACAAGTGACTGATCTCCAGTGACCGgacaatgcagagattactatgattttggattGTGTGTTTTTTAGTGatttcctgaactaattttttatgcagggattactggttTTATTAGTTTAATTTGTGAGTGCAATTGTGGTTGAGACTCATAGTGAGTTGAGAAATGTTTTATTATGTCATTATGGTGATAAATGCTTATTGTCGAGAGGAAAGAAGAGTGAATTCTTGGTTTGTTGTTGAGATTACAAATGATTCGGTTTGGTTTGTCATTGTGGTGACTTgtgttttccttaaaaagaaaaggattttgatTGTGGAAATAATCTTTGTGTTGATTTGTCTTCCTTGAGTTGAAAAGGTGTTTGTTGTGGTTTTtcagtttactcatacaaacttgcaaaagcttaccgggtttgttgtttcaacccggtgcactatttcaaggtgtaggggttattgtgcaggtcaaAGTAACTGTCGTCAAAGCTAAGGTTTCGTTGCTGTTGTAGCTTGGATGTAGAAGCGTACttttggttttagtcttccgctgtgtagtgagtgtaGTGGGTGtgttacttattgaattgttgttcagtttaatttgtaaacacttggtgatgtaatatgtgactaTAGAGAACGAGTTTGTATTGACATTTGTGAGTTCGATTTGTTTTATTTGCgtagtttaaatgaaaatttttctgAGTGTTCTTTTTGGGCTTGTTAGGTTATAGTGTTTCAGattcgaatttctttattcgaaattcggggtgtgacggTATTGTTCATAAAGCACTTCTAAAATTCCAAGTCCTGAAAGCATAAAGCACAACTTCAACCTTAAAAATGGAAAAACTGGACAAAAGATTGACCGAATAAAGTTGGAAAAGCTACAAAATGCAAAGGGAAATTGGACACAAGATCAGGATATAGATTGGAGAAAATACAAACAACTTGAATCATAAAAGATGTGGTTCAACTTCAACCATAAACTTTAATTTCAGTATTTATCAAAGATGCCCATGATTATGGTATAAATACTGATCAAATAAAGATGGAAATTTCCTTAGCTGTAAAATGCAAAGGGTAactggacaacttttatcaaattaaaTCTTTTGGAAAGGAGGTTAGATACTTTATTGCTAGATGCCTAGATACTAAATTGCTAGCTGTCATATTCTATTTAAAAAGGTCAAAGAACTGTTGAAATTGGTCACAAAAGTGGCATAGAATAAGTGAGATATCTTGAATTTGAATAATGAAGGATATTAGAACTATAATATTATTAAGAGATgtgttgttagccaaaatcaaaaaATTTAACTGAAATGAccctaaaagattaaaaaactttaagaattaattaaatcataaggacaattatgacaattataaatatatttttattaagatAAATACACAAAAAAATCCTACAATACATTTTTCTCTcccattatcttttttttttgtgatagttgttttcttccattatcttttcttttttattttctcaaaaaaaaaaaaatttgacacatgcagagcatgtgtgaaGGAAGGCTAGTTCAATTAAAGACTATGCGACCCAAGCACTCAAGTATATTTGGAATTGTAATAGGGATATCAATCCCGACAACAcacaatcaagaaacaaagatgCTATGATATCCAATGAATGATTAACCTTTAAGAGCTTCACAAAGATCAGTTGGGTCTTGTATTCTAATAACTTTCGTTTTCACCTCAAACACACTTATTTCTAACTTCTAACCTAGGCCTTAGACTTATTGTTTTGTATAGAGAATGACAACACATAAAATTCTTATACTAACAACTCTCCTTTTAAAAAAGCCGATGAGCTGTGAtgtgttggtaagttataaatCTAACACTGGTTTGATTCTCCACTAGGATATGTAAGGGCGGGTGGGTGGGTGGGCTAAGggttttatttttctctaaagGGGTAAGCTTTTAAATGTTTATCAGAACTCTTACTCGATAAGAAACCCTTAAAGTAACTCTAACAGTTTCCccataatttttgtattatagggaagtaaAAGTCAAAGTTTTAGCTGTTATGCGACCCCATGTTTTTTCTTCAACTCCaacaaattctctattttacagtaatctctaaaatctccataattctttcttaaaattttagagattgctataaatttagggaatttggttttctctttcctcactatccctaaaatggAGATAGTTAAAGGGAATCTatttggagcaaaagaggcttatttttccctaaaatagagaaaaatcaaaatatggggaagctgttagagttgctctaaGAGTTTACTGtaaatttagaaaattttattttctctttcctcactatccaTAAAATGGGGATAGTTATATAGAATCTGTTTGAGCAAACGAGGCTTATTTTTtcttaaaatagagaaaaattaaaatatgggggaagctgttggagttgctcttaaagttgggagaagaaaaaaaagctaaagttttgacttttacTTCCTTATAATaaagaaattataaataatttgttagagttgctcttagagagaaaaagaaaaagaatataacTGTCTTTTTTGAATCTGTGACTTTTTCTTCGGAACTCTTACACGATAGGAAACCCTTACCCcttgaaagagaaaaaggaaaagaatataAATCATTTTTTCGAATCTGTTTTCATTAATTTGGATTAGCGTGTTTTTTGGGTTCCTTAATAAGCTGAGcctttgtctttttcttttctcgagTTATTAAAGTGCGTCTCTTTGTTTTACACGTTCTCCTTTTTGTAAATGGAAAAAGCAAAAGGAGTTTCACTGTGCTCTCTTCATCATGCTAtgctttcttgttctttttttttgaaaggatgcCTTCTTGATCTTAACCCTCGAAAACTTGAATGAAAAGGGTTAATCGAGCGGGCGACAATTTTGATTTGTCTTCATGATCAAGTAGGATCAAGTAGTGAGTCGTTGAGTAAGAGACTAGACAGTACTAATGGGGATGAAGAGTAAGCTGAAACAGGAACAAGTTACAGATACTAGCAGCCTAGTGGGTTTGGTATTCTCTTGGTCTATTTCGGATGTTCTCAATGAAAATCTTTACAGAAATCAGGTTTGTTTGAGTAATTTCCTTTATGTCTTTATTACAATTTACAAGTACTTCTTGCTTAAAGCCCAGTTCTCAGAAAGAAAAGTAGCTATCTTGTTCAGCATCAACTACTGGAAATGTGTGCTTTCATTATTGTAAAAGAGAATATGTGTCAaaactttctgtttttttttttctttctttctattagTCAGATTTAGTTGAAGTCTACAATCAAAATGGTTGGAGAAAATGTCATATTGATATTCCaaagtaattttcagatttcccTAGTAAAATAGTTTATTAACTCTGCATTACATTGGCTCTGCATTTATAGTAAGGTAAGTTTGATCCTGCATTGATAGCCCTTCCAATAACATTGGCTCTGCATTTTGAGTCAATCCACTAGTAGCATTGGATTCACTGAattagtttgaactttgaacttgGAAGTGCTTATCTTTTGGTCAATttatttctttcctttgttCACTTAACAGGTGCAGAGGATCCCCGACACATTTGTGACATTGACGAGTTACAAGAAATCATTCATTCCTTCACTTGTTGAGGAAACTCATGCTGATTTACTATCGAATATGAAGACTCTGTCACGTGCACCAACTTGTGAAATTCTGACAATCGAAGATTCAGCTGGACCTCCTGGTGTCTTGTTTTACGATATAACGTATAACAGAGATACAGAAACTGATAAGAATCGCAAAGGACCGATGTATGAGCCACAGGTTGGAGATATCATTGCCTTGACAAATGTTAGACCAAAATGCATTGATGATTTGAACAGGCCTCCAAGGTTCTATCTAATCGCTTATGTTGATAAAGCAAATGATATTGATGAATTTCCTGATGATCTCCGGATTCTCCCGTTTAAAATACTATCATCGAAGCCTATCAACTATGGAGAACCAGACATGCATaagagcaagagagaaacacTTTTTGCTGTCTATCTTTTGAACTTGACAACAAATCTCCGTGTATGGAAGGCTTTGAACTCAGAAGAGGGAAATACGAATATCATTAGCAAAGTTCTGCAACCCAATTcagatgtatatatttatatatcgaGACTCATGTAAAATTTCCCTCGACAGTTAATTTGTCTATACTTTTCGCACTCTTAATATAtttatcgtttttttttttttcctttacagGATGGGGATTCTTGTTCAGTTTGCTTCTCACAAGAAAAATGCAATACTGGCATTTCTGCTGTACGGCCTACaattttttctcaaaatctAAATGAATCCCAAGAAGCTGCTGTTTTGAACTGTATCAGTTTGACTCAATGCCATCACCAGAATTCTGTAAAATTAATATGGGGTCCTCCTGGTACTGGCAAGACAAAGACAATGAGTGTGACACTCTTTGCTCTCTTTCAGTTAAAGTGCAGAACTCTCACATGCGCTCCCACCAATATTGCGGTGCTAGAAGTAGCAGCAAGACTCCGGAGATTGGTTAACCAATCACTCGAGTATCGCAGGTATGGACTTGGAGATATAGTTCTCTTTGGTAACAAGAAGCGAATGAAGATTGACAACAATAATGATCTTCGTGACATGTTTCTTGATCATCGTGTTAAAATCCTCATCAAGTGTTTGGTCCCTTTATCTGGGTGGAGACATTTGTTAGAATCAATGATACATTTACTTGATGATCCTGAGGAACAATATTCTTTGTATTTGGAACAGAGAGCTGAAAAGCAGAAACAGAATGCACAAAAAAATGAGGTGGATAATCGAAAACGTAATGGAGATGAAGATTATCCGTTCACATTTGAGGAGTTTGTGAAGAATGAATTTGATTCAATAGGTCAGGAGCTGAAGAAATGTATGGTAAATTTGTACACCCACTTACCAACTTCTTGTATTTCACTCGAAGTGGTGAAGGACATGGTCAGAGCTTTGGGTTTGCTCAACTCTATTGAATCTTCATTGCATACTATTGGTGTTGCTAATGAAGGGTTGAAGTTAATCAAAGATTTCAAAGTTCCAGGAAGCGTTGTTGGTTGCCTTATGCAGTTGAGAACAGAGTGTACAAACACACTAAAGTCGCTTCCAATGGAATTCTCTGTTCCTATTAACAAATATGCATTAGAGAACTTCTGCCTAGAAAATGCTTGCTTAATATTCTGTACTGCATCAACTTCCTCCAAATTGCATGTTGTAAAAGGGACAAGACCACTGGAGTTGTTGGTCATTGATGAAGCTGCTCAGCTTAAAGAATGTGAATCAGCAATTCCTTTACAACTATCTGGTCTCCGCCATGCTATCCTTGTAGGAGATGAGAGGCAACTCCCTGCCATGGTTGAAAGCAAGGTTTTGTTTATATCCTTTACATTTTCCATTCTTTTCACAGTGTGATCGGTGTTTATAATTACAGCACCTAAATAAATGTGATAAATTACTAGATTGCAGCAAGTGCTGATTTTGGAAGAAGTTTGTTTGGAAGGCTGGCAAAGCTGGGACACAAGAAGCACCTACTCAATGTCCAGTACAGGATGCATCCATCCATCAGTTTATTTCCGAAAAGGGAGTTCTACGACAACCAGATAGTAGATGGTCCAAATGTCAAAGAAAGAAGCTATGAGAGGTGCTTCCTCATGGGAAAAATGTACCAATCCTTTTCCTTCATAAATGTAGCcaatggaaaagaagaatttgatCACAGATTTAGTCAGAAAAATATGGTGGAGGTTTCTGTAGTCTCTGGGATAGTAGCAAGCCTTTATAAAGGTAATTATTGTAGTAAGTTGGTCGATGCTTATATTTATGTGATACATTGCAAAGACCTAAAAATTggattttactttttcttttttgccacAGAATTTATTGGAACAAAGAAGAAAGTTAGTATTGGGGTCATATCACCATACAAGGCTCAAGTTCATGCAATTCAAGAGATACTCAGAAAATATACTGAAACTTCTGATACTGGATTCTCCGTAAGTGTCCGATCTGTTGATGGGTTCCAAGGTGGTGAAGAAGATGTGATAATTATATCTACTGTCCGATGTAATGGGAATGGGTCAGTTGGTTTCTTGTCGAACCGGCAAAGAGCAAATGTTGCCTTAACACGTGCAAGGTACTATCTATAAAATTTCATTGTAGTTATCCTATATGATACATCTCAGACATGTCTGATCTCTGCAATTGTTTCTATGCAGGTATTGCCTGTGGATATTGGGGAATGCGTCAACTTTGATTGCTAGTGACACTGTTTGGAAGAAGCTAGTCCTTGATGCCAAGAAACGGAACTGTTTTTATAATGCTGATGAAGACAGCAAGTTGACTCAGGCTATTACAGCTGCCCTGCTGGAGCTTGACCAACTTCATACTCTGCTTAATATCGACTCTATGCTGTTCAAAAACGCCATATGGAAGGTGTGCTGCTACTTTCCCGAATCTTTTCCTATTGTGAACTTGACATTTTCATAGCATACAATAATCGGCCATTTATTGAGTGTATAGGTCTATTAACATCTATTAACATTACTAAAAAGAGGGAGAAAATTGTTAAGTAAACAGGATAGATTAATGGGGAATTACATTGCTAAATGAATTCATCTGTGTATTCTCTAATAAAATGTAGTATGCTGTTCAGTAGTTAAAATATTCCACATCTGTGTTTTCCTCATCAATAGTTGCATGACATAtaattatttcttctttctttcccacACAGGTTTGCTTCACTCGTGACTTTTTGAACtccataacaaaaataaaagacactgCGATTCTTTGGGATGTGCTGGCTTTATTAACCAAGCTTTCGAGTGGATGGCGCCGACCTCTCAAGGATAAAGGAACTTTAGTGCATGATAGGACTTCTGCTCAACTGTTAgagaattataaaatcaaagGGAACTTGAATCTCATTTGGACTGTAGATATTCTCAAGGAGAATGCACATTACATCCAAATTATGAAGTTTTTGGATATTTTGCCATTTTCTCATATACCAGAACTAGCAAAGCGTCTTGACATTGTTTTTGGGAATTTTACAGTGGACAAGATGAACCGCTGCCGTCACAAATGCATTGACAGGTATGTGATGtttcaaattttttcttttcatacatTGTTATTCCATCAATTTGGGTCAGAGAAATTTCAATTGCATAGGTGGAGCATATATGATTACTAATACTGCTTTTTATCCTTTGTTTACATCATGCATCATTTTCTTTAGGGATACTATCGTTCCAATGAGATGGCCGGTGGTCTTGGGCAATTTCCCTGTAGCTGATCATGAGGAGTTCCTTTCAAAACCATTGCCTTCTTTCAGTATAACAACTAATCGAGAAACAGCAACTTCAACATATGGGTCAGCATATAttccaactttttttttggaagtcaAAAAGTTTGTGAATAATCAAATAAAAGtaaactatttgaacaaaatgaTACATAACTCTATTTGCTATAAATATTGGTTTTGGCAAATAGGAATCAACTACCAAGAATGGATGTACAATTCTGAGCATGAAATCTTTTCCTCATCTTTACTGTAGGTGCTCATGTCGTTTAGTGATTGACGCAGTCGGAATGataaactaggtttaccagcaataaacctaagcaaacgattctggagtccaccagagataaaagagaataatctcaatatattgataaaagataataagatccttctgcagccgcttgcggctgcataaataagagaaaagtaccctagggcgactaacaacgaaaccctaaggcccatggacaaaaacgaaaacaatccaaaaataactaagaaaaccaaaaacgggtaaaatagaaaaatgccgttttgaggccctaaacgatcccgaaagcccgaaaaaggtcacacGTCCGAGTTTGCTTTCTGgtgcgattccctttccggaaagctaaAGTGCGTCCCGATCAGACTCCGGaggcccatttcacgtctactagtcacttttcggtttccacccttagcacgatccaattgttcttgaaattggaccgCTATCTGTTCTACATCAGTGATGCTGGAGTTTATAGGCcttaatttaatttgtaaatatCATATACTTAAACTCCATATGTCTAAAGCTGGAGGTTATTCTCAGCAGCCTTATATCATCATGTAGGTCGCGATTTTGGTCGCACATATTATCCACTTTCACTTGTTCATGTCGATAGGTGATGTTGAAGTTCATGTCCTGAAAAAAAGGAATTAGTTTTCAATAGCAAAGATGGCCATATTCTTATTCATTACCTGATATATTTTGCAAGCATATATTTGAGCTAATGTACCACTTGCTTCAATAGGGAGACAGCGAAAGCAGtaaaaccaattatcctttcgagAAGCATTGTCAATCAAAAAGAAGGATTGTTATGGAAAATAAACGCTGAAGGAGGAGTGAAGGATCTCAGCACTTGCCTTGAAGCTAACACTTTGGAGTTCTTGTcaaaaaaattatcatcactAATTCTAGCAGCTAAGCCAGAAGCATCTAATTCCACTGACATGTGAGTCATAACTATCTATTCTGACACGCATTTAGGAAGTCTAGTTGTCTGCACATAGTCACTTTTAAGAGAAGTAAACAGATACGAAATAACATGAGCACAATTACTGGGTGCTATAAGTTGTACAGTAGGTGCTCATGTCGTTTAGTGATGCTGAAGTTTACAGGCCTTAGTTTAATTTGTACTTAACTCTAACTGTCTAATGCTGGAGGTTATTCTCAGCAGCATCATGTCATCATGTAGGTAGGTCGCGATTTTGGTCACACATGTTATCCACTTTTTCTTGTTCATGTCGATAGGTGATGTTTGAAGTTCATgtcctgaagaagaagaattagtTTTCAATAGAAAAGATGGACATATTCTTATTCATTACCTGATATATTTTGCAAGCATATATTTGAGCTAATGTACCACTTGCTTCAATAGGGAGACAGCGAAAGCAATAAAACCAATTGTCCCTTCGAAAAGCAATGTCAGCCAAAAAGAAAGATTGTTATGGAAAATAAAGGGTGAAGAAGGAGTGAAGGATTTCAGCACTTGCCTTGAAGCTATACTTTTGGAGTTCTTGTCAAAACCATTATCATCACTAATGGTTTTGgggctgcttctgcttttgggaTTGCTTTTGGGCTTACAGtatggtgtttggtaaagtTTCCTAGAAGTTGGTTTTGGTCCAAATAACTTCTCCCTGAAGCTGATTATGAGAAGCAACCAAATGATAGCTTTTGGAGCTGCTTTTGTGAAAAAACAAGGATAATACATGAGAAGTCTTTTTGAGGGTTTATAAGTTTTTTCTGtgtaaaacataatatgcatatttaAGGGTTTAAAGGAAATCTTTTATTCAGTCCAAGCAAGGGTACAAGGATAAtacatgagaatttttttttatttggtatggttacataatcaaaaaataaaattatgtattttattttgtatgaccattttggtaattataccaaGTCAAAACTTTTGCtttgcaacttaccaaacactcagaaattgcttttcgttTTCACAgtacttttaaaaacagtttaccaaacacttagcTGCTttttctcacagcaagttcggaagtgcttattctcacagcacaacaatcccaaactaagtcTAGCAGATAAGACAAAAACATCTACTTCCACTGACATGTGAGTTGCATATATGTTGTTACTTGACTGGTACCAACTTCTATGCTGTACCTAGTAGTTATGATCACCAATTGTTACTTCCCTATCAagtatgttgtgaacttgtgataCAACCTTCACTCTTGCAAACGTGACCGTAATTGAGCCATTTCAAATGTGAAAGCAAGAGATTTTAAAAGCTATCAAATGCATTCTCTTTGAATACTGTAGGCCTATATGTTTAAAAACATCAAGGGACTATTCATTCTCTGCTTTTTGAGTTCATAGTAATTGGTGATCTTGAGGTCTTTTGAGCTtgagtaaaaaatttaaaaagtatAAGACTTAGCCTATATCCTAATTCCTAACACAGCTTAAGTTTTTGGGGAACAGGTGCTAGACTTCCACC
Above is a genomic segment from Rosa chinensis cultivar Old Blush chromosome 3, RchiOBHm-V2, whole genome shotgun sequence containing:
- the LOC112191686 gene encoding uncharacterized protein LOC112191686 isoform X1 codes for the protein MGMKSKLKQEQVTDTSSLVGLVFSWSISDVLNENLYRNQVQRIPDTFVTLTSYKKSFIPSLVEETHADLLSNMKTLSRAPTCEILTIEDSAGPPGVLFYDITYNRDTETDKNRKGPMYEPQVGDIIALTNVRPKCIDDLNRPPRFYLIAYVDKANDIDEFPDDLRILPFKILSSKPINYGEPDMHKSKRETLFAVYLLNLTTNLRVWKALNSEEGNTNIISKVLQPNSDDGDSCSVCFSQEKCNTGISAVRPTIFSQNLNESQEAAVLNCISLTQCHHQNSVKLIWGPPGTGKTKTMSVTLFALFQLKCRTLTCAPTNIAVLEVAARLRRLVNQSLEYRRYGLGDIVLFGNKKRMKIDNNNDLRDMFLDHRVKILIKCLVPLSGWRHLLESMIHLLDDPEEQYSLYLEQRAEKQKQNAQKNEVDNRKRNGDEDYPFTFEEFVKNEFDSIGQELKKCMVNLYTHLPTSCISLEVVKDMVRALGLLNSIESSLHTIGVANEGLKLIKDFKVPGSVVGCLMQLRTECTNTLKSLPMEFSVPINKYALENFCLENACLIFCTASTSSKLHVVKGTRPLELLVIDEAAQLKECESAIPLQLSGLRHAILVGDERQLPAMVESKIAASADFGRSLFGRLAKLGHKKHLLNVQYRMHPSISLFPKREFYDNQIVDGPNVKERSYERCFLMGKMYQSFSFINVANGKEEFDHRFSQKNMVEVSVVSGIVASLYKEFIGTKKKVSIGVISPYKAQVHAIQEILRKYTETSDTGFSVSVRSVDGFQGGEEDVIIISTVRCNGNGSVGFLSNRQRANVALTRARYCLWILGNASTLIASDTVWKKLVLDAKKRNCFYNADEDSKLTQAITAALLELDQLHTLLNIDSMLFKNAIWKVCFTRDFLNSITKIKDTAILWDVLALLTKLSSGWRRPLKDKGTLVHDRTSAQLLENYKIKGNLNLIWTVDILKENAHYIQIMKFLDILPFSHIPELAKRLDIVFGNFTVDKMNRCRHKCIDRDTIVPMRWPVVLGNFPVADHEEFLSKPLPSFSITTNRETATSTYGETAKAVKPIILSRSIVNQKEGLLWKINAEGGVKDLSTCLEANTLEFLSKKLSSLILAAKPEASNSTDMETAKAIKPIVPSKSNVSQKERLLWKIKGEEGVKDFSTCLEAILLEFLSKPLSSLMVLGLLLLLGLLLGLQYGVW
- the LOC112191686 gene encoding uncharacterized protein LOC112191686 isoform X3 — encoded protein: MGMKSKLKQEQVTDTSSLVGLVFSWSISDVLNENLYRNQVQRIPDTFVTLTSYKKSFIPSLVEETHADLLSNMKTLSRAPTCEILTIEDSAGPPGVLFYDITYNRDTETDKNRKGPMYEPQVGDIIALTNVRPKCIDDLNRPPRFYLIAYVDKANDIDEFPDDLRILPFKILSSKPINYGEPDMHKSKRETLFAVYLLNLTTNLRVWKALNSEEGNTNIISKVLQPNSDDGDSCSVCFSQEKCNTGISAVRPTIFSQNLNESQEAAVLNCISLTQCHHQNSVKLIWGPPGTGKTKTMSVTLFALFQLKCRTLTCAPTNIAVLEVAARLRRLVNQSLEYRRYGLGDIVLFGNKKRMKIDNNNDLRDMFLDHRVKILIKCLVPLSGWRHLLESMIHLLDDPEEQYSLYLEQRAEKQKQNAQKNEVDNRKRNGDEDYPFTFEEFVKNEFDSIGQELKKCMVNLYTHLPTSCISLEVVKDMVRALGLLNSIESSLHTIGVANEGLKLIKDFKVPGSVVGCLMQLRTECTNTLKSLPMEFSVPINKYALENFCLENACLIFCTASTSSKLHVVKGTRPLELLVIDEAAQLKECESAIPLQLSGLRHAILVGDERQLPAMVESKIAASADFGRSLFGRLAKLGHKKHLLNVQYRMHPSISLFPKREFYDNQIVDGPNVKERSYERCFLMGKMYQSFSFINVANGKEEFDHRFSQKNMVEVSVVSGIVASLYKEFIGTKKKVSIGVISPYKAQVHAIQEILRKYTETSDTGFSVSVRSVDGFQGGEEDVIIISTVRCNGNGSVGFLSNRQRANVALTRARYCLWILGNASTLIASDTVWKKLVLDAKKRNCFYNADEDSKLTQAITAALLELDQLHTLLNIDSMLFKNAIWKVCFTRDFLNSITKIKDTAILWDVLALLTKLSSGWRRPLKDKGTLVHDRTSAQLLENYKIKGNLNLIWTVDILKENAHYIQIMKFLDILPFSHIPELAKRLDIVFGNFTVDKMNRCRHKCIDRDTIVPMRWPVVLGNFPVADHEEFLSKPLPSFSITTNRETATSTYGETAKAIKPIVPSKSNVSQKERLLWKIKGEEGVKDFSTCLEAILLEFLSKPLSSLMVLGLLLLLGLLLGLQYGVW
- the LOC112191686 gene encoding uncharacterized protein LOC112191686 isoform X4, yielding MGMKSKLKQEQVTDTSSLVGLVFSWSISDVLNENLYRNQVQRIPDTFVTLTSYKKSFIPSLVEETHADLLSNMKTLSRAPTCEILTIEDSAGPPGVLFYDITYNRDTETDKNRKGPMYEPQVGDIIALTNVRPKCIDDLNRPPRFYLIAYVDKANDIDEFPDDLRILPFKILSSKPINYGEPDMHKSKRETLFAVYLLNLTTNLRVWKALNSEEGNTNIISKVLQPNSDDGDSCSVCFSQEKCNTGISAVRPTIFSQNLNESQEAAVLNCISLTQCHHQNSVKLIWGPPGTGKTKTMSVTLFALFQLKCRTLTCAPTNIAVLEVAARLRRLVNQSLEYRRYGLGDIVLFGNKKRMKIDNNNDLRDMFLDHRVKILIKCLVPLSGWRHLLESMIHLLDDPEEQYSLYLEQRAEKQKQNAQKNEVDNRKRNGDEDYPFTFEEFVKNEFDSIGQELKKCMVNLYTHLPTSCISLEVVKDMVRALGLLNSIESSLHTIGVANEGLKLIKDFKVPGSVVGCLMQLRTECTNTLKSLPMEFSVPINKYALENFCLENACLIFCTASTSSKLHVVKGTRPLELLVIDEAAQLKECESAIPLQLSGLRHAILVGDERQLPAMVESKIAASADFGRSLFGRLAKLGHKKHLLNVQYRMHPSISLFPKREFYDNQIVDGPNVKERSYERCFLMGKMYQSFSFINVANGKEEFDHRFSQKNMVEVSVVSGIVASLYKEFIGTKKKVSIGVISPYKAQVHAIQEILRKYTETSDTGFSVSVRSVDGFQGGEEDVIIISTVRCNGNGSVGFLSNRQRANVALTRARYCLWILGNASTLIASDTVWKKLVLDAKKRNCFYNADEDSKLTQAITAALLELDQLHTLLNIDSMLFKNAIWKVCFTRDFLNSITKIKDTAILWDVLALLTKLSSGWRRPLKDKGTLVHDRTSAQLLENYKIKGNLNLIWTVDILKENAHYIQIMKFLDILPFSHIPELAKRLDIVFGNFTVDKMNRCRHKCIDRETAKAIKPIVPSKSNVSQKERLLWKIKGEEGVKDFSTCLEAILLEFLSKPLSSLMVLGLLLLLGLLLGLQYGVW